In Streptomyces sclerotialus, one genomic interval encodes:
- the gcl gene encoding glyoxylate carboligase, with the protein MPRMTAARAAVEILKREGVTNAFGVPGAAINPFYAAMKAGGGIQHTLARHVEGASHMAEGYTRTNPGNIGVCIGTSGPAGTDMITGLYSAIGDSIPILCITGQAPTHVIHKEDFQAVDIASIAKPVTKAATTVLEAAQVPGVFQQAFHLMRSGRPGPVLIDLPIDVQQTEIEFDPETYEPLPVYKPAATRAQIEKALSMLNEAERPVLIAGGGVINADASDLFVEFAELTGIPVIPTLMGWGVLPDDHELNAGMVGLQTSHRYGNENFLASDFVLGIGNRWANRHTGYKMDVYRKGRKFIHVDVEPTQIGKIFAPDYGIASDAKAALELFVEVAKEMKAAGKLPDRGEWAASTQERKATLQRRTHFDDIPMKPQRVYEEMNKAFGPETRYVTTIGLSQIAGAQMLHVYKPRHWINCGQAGPLGWTVPAALGVATADPDAQVVALSGDYDFQFMIEELAVGAQHRIPYVHVLVNNSYLGLIRQAQLGLDINFQVNLEFENINSPELGIYGVDHVKVAEGLGCKAIRVTDPNELGAAFEQAKKLAAEHRVPVVVEAILERITNISMSTTADISDVKEFEELATEPWHAPSAIAPLKS; encoded by the coding sequence ATGCCTCGTATGACCGCCGCGCGTGCGGCAGTGGAGATCCTCAAGCGCGAGGGCGTGACGAACGCCTTCGGCGTGCCGGGTGCGGCGATCAACCCCTTCTACGCGGCCATGAAGGCCGGCGGCGGCATCCAGCACACGCTCGCCCGCCACGTCGAGGGCGCGTCCCACATGGCCGAGGGGTACACCCGTACGAACCCCGGCAACATCGGTGTCTGCATCGGTACGTCAGGGCCTGCCGGTACCGACATGATCACCGGCCTCTACTCCGCGATCGGTGACTCGATCCCGATCCTGTGCATCACCGGCCAGGCGCCGACCCATGTGATCCACAAGGAGGACTTCCAGGCCGTCGACATCGCCTCGATCGCCAAGCCGGTCACCAAGGCCGCGACCACGGTCCTGGAGGCCGCCCAGGTCCCCGGCGTCTTCCAGCAGGCCTTCCACCTGATGCGCTCCGGGCGGCCCGGCCCGGTCCTGATCGACCTGCCGATCGACGTCCAGCAGACGGAGATCGAGTTCGACCCCGAGACGTACGAGCCGCTGCCCGTCTACAAGCCCGCCGCGACCCGCGCCCAGATCGAGAAGGCCCTCTCGATGCTGAACGAGGCCGAGCGCCCCGTGCTGATCGCGGGCGGCGGCGTCATCAACGCCGACGCCTCCGACCTGTTCGTCGAGTTCGCCGAGCTGACCGGCATCCCGGTCATCCCGACGCTGATGGGCTGGGGTGTCCTCCCCGACGACCACGAGCTCAACGCCGGCATGGTGGGTCTGCAGACCTCGCACCGCTACGGCAACGAGAACTTCCTCGCGTCCGACTTCGTCCTCGGCATCGGCAACCGCTGGGCCAACCGCCACACCGGTTACAAGATGGACGTGTACCGCAAGGGCCGGAAGTTCATCCACGTCGACGTCGAGCCCACCCAGATCGGCAAGATCTTCGCCCCCGACTACGGCATCGCCTCCGACGCCAAGGCGGCGCTGGAGCTCTTCGTCGAGGTGGCGAAGGAGATGAAGGCCGCGGGCAAGCTGCCGGACCGCGGCGAGTGGGCCGCCTCCACCCAGGAGCGCAAGGCCACGCTGCAGCGCCGTACCCACTTCGACGACATCCCGATGAAGCCGCAGCGGGTCTACGAGGAGATGAACAAGGCGTTCGGGCCCGAGACCCGGTACGTCACCACCATCGGCCTCTCCCAGATCGCCGGCGCGCAGATGCTGCACGTCTACAAGCCGCGCCACTGGATCAACTGCGGCCAGGCGGGCCCGCTGGGCTGGACCGTCCCCGCCGCGCTCGGTGTCGCCACCGCCGACCCGGACGCGCAGGTCGTCGCGCTCTCCGGCGACTACGACTTCCAGTTCATGATCGAGGAGCTGGCGGTCGGCGCCCAGCACCGCATCCCGTACGTCCACGTCCTCGTCAACAACTCCTACCTGGGCCTGATCCGTCAGGCGCAGCTCGGCCTGGACATCAACTTCCAGGTCAACCTGGAGTTCGAGAACATCAACTCGCCGGAGCTGGGCATCTACGGCGTGGACCACGTCAAGGTCGCCGAGGGCCTGGGCTGCAAGGCGATCCGGGTCACCGACCCGAACGAGCTGGGCGCCGCCTTCGAGCAGGCCAAGAAGCTCGCCGCCGAGCACCGCGTGCCGGTCGTCGTCGAGGCGATCCTGGAGCGGATCACCAACATCTCGATGAGCACGACGGCCGACATCAGCGACGTCAAGGAGTTCGAGGAGCTGGCCACCGAGCCGTGGCACGCGCCGAGCGCGATCGCGCCGCTCAAGAGCTGA
- a CDS encoding SUKH-4 family immunity protein, protein MPKYEELVAWAGAGHVVRADPDAVAGWRIPERQKALLVTTGIPVVDSLIGTACFQEEPEPQLRTRDGRLLYRLTQNAHGSRSPALTWAFGVDPDSGAVYYVLPDGEAWFANSSIELWLRTLHHYGLHVSRSAVLNDPHGDESAAVAELGRLAVQLKAIDPPAFDGVVGYIWVEFLERWLW, encoded by the coding sequence GTGCCTAAATATGAAGAGCTGGTGGCGTGGGCCGGTGCCGGGCACGTCGTCCGGGCCGATCCGGACGCCGTGGCGGGGTGGCGGATACCGGAGCGGCAGAAGGCGTTACTGGTGACCACCGGGATACCGGTGGTGGACAGCCTCATCGGTACGGCGTGTTTCCAGGAGGAGCCCGAACCGCAGCTGCGCACCCGTGACGGCCGGCTGCTGTACCGGCTGACGCAGAATGCACACGGCAGCCGTTCACCCGCGCTGACCTGGGCATTCGGTGTCGATCCCGACTCCGGAGCGGTGTACTACGTCCTGCCGGACGGCGAGGCGTGGTTCGCCAACTCCTCGATAGAGCTGTGGCTGCGTACGCTGCACCACTACGGCCTGCACGTCAGCCGCTCGGCGGTGCTCAACGATCCGCACGGCGACGAGAGCGCCGCCGTGGCCGAGCTGGGCCGGCTGGCCGTCCAGCTGAAGGCCATCGACCCGCCGGCCTTCGACGGCGTCGTCGGCTACATCTGGGTCGAGTTCCTGGAGAGATGGCTCTGGTGA
- a CDS encoding thiolase family protein, with the protein MRDAVIVDAVRTPIGKGKPGGALSGVHPVDLSAHVLNALARRTGLDPALVDDVVWGCVSQVGEQAGCIGRYAVLAAGWPESVPGLTVDRQCGSSQQAVHQAAAGVIAGQYDIAVAGGVEAMSRVPMGAARAGDEYGRPYGPLVAERYGHVRFHQGIGAEMIAEEFGLSRTELDQHALDSHAKAARAIDEGRFTGQIAPVTVPDGNGGERVFDTDEGVRRGGSLEKLAGLSTPFKEDGVISAGNASQISDGSAALLITTGETARQHGWAPMARIHTAVLAGVDPVTMLKGPIPATEKALKRSGLSIGDIGAFEINEAFASVSLGWQRTIGADHDRLNPNGGAIALGHPLGGSGARLMTTLVHHMRDHGIRYGLQAMCEGGGMANATVLELL; encoded by the coding sequence ATGCGCGACGCCGTCATCGTCGACGCCGTACGTACCCCTATCGGCAAGGGCAAGCCGGGCGGTGCCCTCTCCGGCGTCCACCCCGTCGACCTGTCCGCACACGTCCTGAACGCGCTGGCCCGGCGCACCGGCCTGGACCCGGCCCTGGTCGACGACGTGGTCTGGGGCTGTGTCTCCCAGGTCGGCGAGCAGGCGGGCTGCATCGGCCGGTACGCCGTGCTCGCGGCCGGCTGGCCCGAGTCGGTGCCGGGCCTGACCGTCGACCGGCAGTGCGGCTCCTCGCAGCAGGCCGTGCACCAGGCCGCCGCGGGCGTCATCGCGGGGCAGTACGACATCGCGGTGGCGGGCGGTGTCGAGGCGATGTCGCGGGTCCCGATGGGGGCCGCGCGGGCCGGGGACGAGTACGGCAGGCCGTACGGGCCGCTGGTCGCCGAGCGCTACGGCCATGTCCGCTTCCACCAGGGCATCGGCGCCGAGATGATCGCCGAGGAGTTCGGGCTGTCCCGTACGGAGCTGGACCAGCACGCGCTCGACTCGCACGCGAAGGCAGCCCGCGCCATCGACGAGGGCCGCTTCACGGGACAGATCGCTCCGGTCACCGTCCCGGACGGCAACGGTGGGGAGCGGGTCTTCGACACCGACGAGGGCGTACGCCGCGGCGGCAGCCTGGAGAAACTGGCCGGTCTCAGCACCCCGTTCAAGGAGGACGGCGTCATCTCCGCGGGGAACGCCTCGCAGATATCCGACGGCTCGGCCGCCCTGCTGATCACCACCGGCGAGACCGCCCGGCAGCACGGCTGGGCCCCGATGGCACGGATCCACACGGCCGTACTGGCCGGCGTCGACCCGGTCACCATGCTCAAGGGCCCGATCCCGGCGACGGAGAAGGCGCTGAAGCGTTCCGGCCTGTCGATCGGCGACATCGGTGCCTTCGAGATCAACGAGGCGTTCGCGTCGGTGTCGCTGGGCTGGCAGCGCACCATCGGCGCCGACCACGACCGGCTCAACCCCAACGGCGGCGCCATCGCCCTCGGCCACCCGCTCGGCGGCTCCGGCGCCCGCCTGATGACCACCCTCGTCCACCACATGCGTGACCACGGCATCCGCTACGGCCTCCAGGCCATGTGCGAGGGCGGCGGCATGGCCAACGCGACGGTGCTGGAGCTCCTCTGA
- a CDS encoding 2-hydroxy-3-oxopropionate reductase, with protein sequence MSALPKVAWIGLGIMGSPMAENLIKAGYSVTGYTLEQDKLDRLAKAGGTAAASIAEAVRDADVVVTMVPASPQVEAVAYGPDGILENAKAGALLIDMSSITPQTSIDLARAAAEKNLRVLDAPVSGGEAGAIEAVLSIMVGGEQADFDAAKPLLEALGKTIVLCGPHGAGQTVKAANQLIVAVNIQACAEAVVFLEKSGVDLGAALDVLNGGLAGSTVLTRKKDNFKNRDFQPGFRIDLHHKDMGIVTDAARNVGAALPVGAVVANLVASLRAQGDGGLDHSALLRGVERLSGQPVKD encoded by the coding sequence ATGAGCGCTCTCCCCAAGGTCGCGTGGATCGGTCTGGGCATCATGGGCTCCCCGATGGCGGAGAACCTGATCAAGGCCGGCTACTCCGTCACCGGCTACACCCTGGAGCAGGACAAGCTCGACCGGCTCGCCAAGGCCGGCGGCACCGCGGCCGCCTCCATCGCCGAGGCCGTCAGGGACGCCGACGTCGTCGTCACCATGGTCCCCGCCTCCCCGCAGGTCGAGGCCGTCGCCTACGGCCCCGACGGCATCCTGGAAAACGCCAAGGCCGGCGCGCTGCTGATCGACATGTCCTCGATCACCCCGCAGACCTCCATCGACCTCGCCCGCGCCGCCGCCGAGAAGAACCTCCGCGTCCTGGACGCCCCCGTCTCCGGCGGCGAGGCCGGCGCCATCGAGGCCGTCCTCTCCATCATGGTCGGCGGCGAGCAGGCCGACTTCGACGCCGCCAAGCCGCTGCTGGAGGCCCTGGGCAAGACCATCGTGCTGTGCGGCCCGCACGGCGCCGGCCAGACCGTCAAGGCCGCCAACCAGCTCATCGTCGCCGTCAACATCCAGGCCTGCGCCGAAGCCGTGGTCTTCCTGGAGAAGTCCGGCGTGGACCTCGGTGCCGCGCTGGACGTCCTCAACGGGGGACTGGCCGGCTCCACCGTCCTGACCCGCAAGAAGGACAACTTCAAGAACCGCGACTTCCAGCCCGGCTTCCGCATCGACCTGCACCACAAGGACATGGGCATCGTCACCGACGCCGCCCGCAACGTCGGCGCGGCCCTGCCCGTCGGCGCGGTCGTCGCCAACCTGGTGGCCTCGCTGCGCGCCCAGGGCGACGGCGGCCTGGACCACTCAGCCCTCCTCCGCGGCGTCGAACGCCTCTCCGGACAGCCCGTCAAGGACTGA
- a CDS encoding TetR/AcrR family transcriptional regulator — protein sequence MTVQPAGQRAILDAARHEFAGRGYGAASIRAIARRAGVSLSAMYHYYSGKQELLHALLHESSRQYFATCDEELARAGEDAGERLAALVRATVRYRAERRLESSLLLTEWRHLSEDRLKEARQRQYDGSRLFREVVDAGVSQGVFRTPHPEDARRGVIAMCNAVAQWYHAGGDVGVDELADRYVELALVLVEYRPAGGLLRRPR from the coding sequence GTGACGGTACAGCCTGCCGGCCAGCGGGCCATTCTCGACGCGGCCCGGCACGAGTTCGCCGGACGCGGGTACGGCGCCGCGTCCATCCGCGCCATCGCCCGGCGGGCCGGTGTCAGCCTCTCCGCGATGTACCACTACTACTCCGGCAAGCAGGAGCTGCTGCACGCGCTGCTGCACGAGAGCAGCAGACAGTACTTCGCCACCTGCGACGAGGAGCTGGCGCGGGCGGGCGAGGACGCGGGGGAGCGGCTGGCGGCGCTGGTCCGGGCCACCGTGCGCTACCGCGCCGAACGCCGGCTGGAGAGCAGTCTGCTGCTCACCGAGTGGCGTCACCTGTCCGAGGACCGGCTGAAAGAGGCGCGGCAGCGGCAGTACGACGGCTCGCGGCTGTTCCGCGAAGTGGTCGACGCGGGCGTGTCGCAGGGGGTTTTCCGTACGCCGCACCCGGAGGACGCCCGGCGCGGAGTGATCGCCATGTGCAACGCGGTGGCTCAGTGGTACCACGCGGGCGGTGATGTCGGCGTGGACGAACTCGCCGACAGGTACGTCGAGTTGGCGCTCGTCCTGGTCGAGTACCGGCCGGCGGGCGGCCTGCTGCGCCGGCCTCGCTGA
- a CDS encoding TIM barrel protein translates to MGFTDTRFTVNISILFTELPLLERPAAAAAAGFSAVELWWPWVDAPVPEQSELDALRDALNDAGTRLTGLNFYAGQLPGPDRGALSVPGEESDKFRANIDVAVEFARTMGCKSLNALYGNRVEGVDPQVQDTLALENLVLAARAADRIGATILIEALNQPESPRCPIVSAPKAIEVVDKVNAATGLGNAKFLMDLYHLAMNGEDLNEVIDTYTDKTGHVQIADNPGRGAPGTGELDFTDLLGRLKKAGYDGWVGLEYKPGDRPSHESFGWLRGA, encoded by the coding sequence ATGGGCTTCACCGACACCCGTTTCACCGTCAACATCTCGATCCTCTTCACCGAGCTGCCGCTGCTGGAGCGGCCCGCCGCGGCGGCCGCCGCCGGGTTCTCCGCGGTCGAGCTGTGGTGGCCGTGGGTCGACGCTCCCGTACCCGAGCAGTCCGAGCTGGACGCGCTGCGGGACGCGCTCAACGACGCCGGCACCCGGCTGACCGGCCTCAACTTCTACGCCGGGCAGCTGCCCGGCCCGGACCGCGGCGCGCTGTCGGTCCCCGGCGAGGAGTCGGACAAGTTCCGCGCGAACATCGACGTCGCCGTCGAGTTCGCCCGCACGATGGGCTGCAAGTCGCTCAACGCGCTCTACGGCAACCGCGTCGAGGGCGTGGACCCACAGGTCCAGGACACCCTCGCGCTGGAGAACCTCGTGCTCGCCGCCCGCGCCGCTGACCGCATCGGGGCGACGATCCTCATCGAGGCGCTGAACCAGCCCGAGTCGCCGCGCTGCCCGATCGTCTCGGCGCCCAAGGCCATCGAGGTCGTCGACAAGGTCAACGCGGCCACCGGGCTGGGCAACGCCAAGTTCCTGATGGACCTGTACCACCTGGCCATGAACGGCGAGGACCTCAACGAGGTCATCGACACGTACACGGACAAGACCGGGCACGTGCAGATCGCCGACAACCCCGGCCGCGGCGCGCCCGGCACCGGCGAGCTGGACTTCACCGACCTGCTCGGCCGCCTGAAGAAGGCCGGTTACGACGGCTGGGTCGGGCTGGAGTACAAGCCCGGCGACCGCCCGAGCCACGAGTCCTTCGGCTGGCTGCGCGGCGCCTGA
- a CDS encoding ATP-binding protein has product MRELEYLLVAAAPGRVVNIHTVDGMPGIGKTALVTHAAHRLADRFPDGQFFHDLHAHTPGQTPAEPIDVLAMLLTDLGIDPRNLPATLEGRSALWRDRLTGKKVLLVLDDAAGHAQITPLLPSSPGSLTLVTSRTRLIALDGAHPLSLDSLEPGDAAALFTRLAHRVPTGSEREAVDETVRLCGYLPLAIALLAGRLRSKHKWSIAEFATEFAATRDRLGELAGGDRAVYTAFTLSYHDLTPGQQRLFRRIGLHPGPDIDIYAAAALGNTPLSETRHHLEALYTHHLLDEAAPGRYQPHDLLRAYARALSTDTDPADDRARSLSQLLDYYQHTAQAADRHLSRTTRHAPPATRAPVAIPPLPGRASALEWMRTERTNLLACLDTLAPDQATRRIHLTAAMASFLRHEGPWPQAATLHQHAATTARHHRDRHSLANALRDLGIVRRLTDDYEKAADLLRQAGALYRDLGDRLGLADTLRDLGTVRRLTGDYAAAADLLQQARGLYQGQEGRLGLGYTLRDLGIVRYLTGDYAAAADLLQQARSLFQDLGDQLGLADTLNDLGIVRYLTDDYGAAADLLQQARGLYQDLGSRLGLADALRDLGVVRYLTGDYGAAADLLQQARGLFEDLGDRLGLAEVMNSLGTFSAVSGEPRAGRMRHRQALRLAREIHSPLEEARALEGSARCLVHTGDRAAAMDELHQAIGIYRRIGAAEAESAAAYLALLKAEHAE; this is encoded by the coding sequence GTGAGGGAACTGGAGTATCTGCTGGTCGCGGCGGCGCCGGGACGGGTGGTGAACATCCACACTGTGGACGGGATGCCGGGCATCGGCAAGACCGCCCTGGTCACTCACGCCGCACACCGGCTCGCCGACCGGTTCCCGGACGGGCAGTTCTTCCACGACCTGCACGCTCACACCCCTGGCCAGACCCCCGCCGAGCCCATCGACGTCCTGGCCATGCTGCTGACCGACCTGGGCATCGACCCCCGCAACCTTCCCGCGACCCTGGAGGGGCGCTCCGCTCTGTGGCGCGACCGCCTCACCGGCAAGAAGGTGCTGCTGGTCCTCGACGACGCCGCCGGGCATGCCCAGATCACCCCGCTTCTGCCCAGCAGCCCCGGCAGTCTGACGCTGGTCACCAGCCGCACCCGTCTGATCGCCCTGGACGGCGCCCACCCCCTGTCCCTGGACTCCCTCGAACCCGGCGACGCCGCAGCCCTGTTCACCCGCCTGGCCCACCGCGTCCCGACAGGCAGCGAGAGGGAAGCGGTGGACGAGACGGTGCGACTGTGCGGGTACCTGCCGCTGGCCATCGCCCTGCTCGCCGGACGCCTCCGCTCGAAACACAAGTGGTCCATTGCCGAGTTCGCCACCGAGTTCGCCGCCACCCGGGACCGCCTGGGCGAACTCGCCGGCGGTGACCGTGCGGTCTATACCGCCTTCACCCTCTCCTACCACGACCTCACCCCCGGCCAGCAGCGGCTCTTCCGCCGCATCGGCCTCCACCCCGGCCCCGACATCGATATCTACGCCGCAGCCGCTCTCGGCAACACGCCCCTCTCCGAGACCCGCCACCACCTGGAAGCCCTCTACACCCACCACCTCCTCGACGAGGCCGCTCCCGGCCGCTACCAGCCACACGACCTCCTGCGCGCCTACGCACGCGCCCTCAGCACCGACACCGACCCCGCCGACGACCGTGCCCGGTCCCTGAGCCAACTCCTGGACTACTACCAGCACACCGCCCAGGCCGCCGACCGTCACTTGAGCCGCACTACCCGTCATGCCCCACCCGCCACCCGCGCACCAGTGGCCATCCCGCCCCTTCCCGGACGAGCTAGCGCCCTGGAGTGGATGCGTACCGAACGCACCAATCTGCTCGCCTGCCTCGACACCCTGGCCCCCGATCAAGCCACACGCCGGATCCACCTGACCGCGGCCATGGCCTCCTTCCTCCGACACGAAGGCCCCTGGCCTCAGGCCGCCACCCTCCATCAGCACGCCGCCACCACCGCTCGCCACCACCGCGACCGACACAGCCTGGCCAACGCACTCCGTGATCTCGGCATCGTGCGGCGTCTGACCGACGACTACGAGAAGGCGGCCGACCTTCTGCGACAGGCCGGGGCTCTGTACCGGGACCTCGGTGACCGGCTCGGCCTGGCCGACACCCTCCGCGATCTCGGTACCGTGAGGCGATTGACCGGTGACTACGCGGCGGCGGCCGACCTTCTGCAACAGGCCCGGGGCCTGTACCAGGGCCAGGAGGGCCGGCTCGGCCTGGGCTACACCCTCCGCGATCTCGGCATCGTCCGTTACCTGACCGGCGACTACGCGGCAGCGGCCGACCTTCTGCAACAGGCCCGGAGTCTGTTCCAGGACCTCGGTGACCAGCTCGGCCTGGCCGACACCCTCAACGATCTCGGCATCGTGCGGTATCTGACCGACGACTACGGGGCGGCGGCCGATCTCCTGCAGCAGGCCCGGGGCCTGTACCAGGACCTCGGAAGCCGACTCGGCCTGGCCGACGCTCTTCGTGATCTCGGCGTCGTACGGTACCTGACCGGCGACTATGGTGCGGCGGCTGATCTTCTGCAGCAGGCCCGAGGGCTGTTTGAGGACCTCGGTGACCGGCTCGGCCTGGCCGAGGTGATGAACAGCCTGGGGACGTTCTCCGCTGTGTCCGGAGAGCCCCGAGCAGGGCGTATGCGACATCGACAGGCCTTGAGACTGGCCCGGGAGATACACAGTCCGCTGGAAGAAGCCCGAGCCTTGGAAGGGTCGGCCCGTTGCCTGGTCCACACCGGCGACCGCGCGGCAGCGATGGACGAGCTCCACCAGGCCATCGGTATCTACCGGCGCATCGGAGCAGCCGAAGCCGAGTCCGCCGCCGCATACCTGGCACTCCTGAAGGCGGAACACGCGGAGTAG
- a CDS encoding SDR family NAD(P)-dependent oxidoreductase has translation MQTTGISAVVTGGASGLGLAAAEMARTEPADGERGVIINTASVAAYEGQIGQHAYSASKGGIVGMTLPLARDLAARAIRVMTIAPGLFDTPLLGRAPEHVREALGKQVPHPQRLGTADEYAQLAEAIIANPMLNGEVIRLDGAIRMSPE, from the coding sequence ATGCAGACCACCGGAATCTCCGCCGTCGTCACCGGCGGCGCCTCGGGCCTGGGCCTGGCCGCCGCCGAGATGGCCCGGACCGAGCCGGCCGACGGCGAGCGCGGCGTCATCATCAACACCGCCTCCGTCGCCGCGTACGAAGGACAGATCGGCCAGCACGCGTACTCCGCCTCCAAGGGCGGCATCGTCGGCATGACGCTGCCGCTCGCCCGCGACCTCGCGGCGCGTGCGATCCGGGTGATGACCATCGCGCCCGGCCTCTTCGACACCCCGCTGCTCGGCCGCGCGCCGGAGCACGTCAGGGAGGCGCTGGGCAAGCAGGTGCCGCACCCGCAGCGGCTCGGCACGGCGGACGAGTACGCACAGCTCGCCGAGGCGATCATCGCCAACCCGATGCTGAACGGCGAGGTCATCCGGCTGGACGGCGCGATCCGTATGTCCCCCGAGTAG
- a CDS encoding acyl-CoA dehydrogenase family protein: MQRTVFDEDHEAFRETLRSFITKEVVPVFPAWEQQGHPDRNFYRRLGELGVLGVQVPEEYGGGGAASFKFNAVVMEETARAGVSFGGHSVHANLILPYLLAYATEEQKRRWLPGFASGDMMTAIAMTEPGTGSDLAGMRTTARLSADGSHYVLNGAKTFITGGALADLVLVVCRTAPPDADNRRTGLSILCVESASEGFAVGRKLDKIGLKSSDTAELSFTDVRVPAENLLGEEGQGFTYLTHNLPQERLTIALGSTAAAAAAVRFATEYVKERTVFGKSVASFQNTKFVLAECAAETEAAQTFADRALELNDAGELTVADAAKAKLFCTEAADRVIDKCLQLHGGYGYMTEYPIARLYADTRVSRIYGGTNEVMKTIIAKSLGL, translated from the coding sequence GTGCAGCGGACGGTGTTCGACGAGGACCACGAGGCGTTCCGGGAGACCCTGCGGAGCTTCATCACCAAGGAAGTCGTGCCCGTCTTCCCTGCCTGGGAGCAACAGGGCCACCCCGACCGGAACTTCTACCGCCGCCTCGGCGAGCTGGGGGTGCTCGGCGTCCAGGTGCCCGAGGAGTACGGCGGCGGGGGCGCGGCGAGCTTCAAGTTCAACGCGGTCGTGATGGAGGAGACCGCCCGCGCCGGGGTCTCCTTCGGCGGCCACTCCGTGCACGCCAACCTCATCCTGCCGTACCTGCTCGCGTACGCCACCGAGGAGCAGAAGCGCCGCTGGCTGCCCGGCTTCGCCTCCGGCGACATGATGACCGCCATCGCCATGACCGAGCCCGGTACCGGCTCGGACCTGGCCGGCATGCGGACCACCGCCCGGCTCTCCGCCGACGGCAGCCACTACGTCCTCAACGGCGCCAAGACCTTCATCACCGGCGGCGCCCTCGCCGACCTCGTCCTCGTGGTCTGCCGCACCGCACCGCCCGACGCGGACAACCGCAGGACCGGCCTGTCCATCCTGTGCGTGGAATCCGCGAGCGAGGGCTTCGCCGTCGGCCGCAAGCTGGACAAGATCGGCCTGAAGTCCTCCGACACCGCCGAACTCTCCTTCACCGACGTGCGGGTACCGGCGGAGAACCTGCTGGGCGAGGAGGGCCAGGGCTTCACCTACCTGACCCACAACCTCCCGCAGGAGCGGCTGACCATCGCGCTGGGCAGCACCGCCGCGGCCGCTGCCGCCGTGCGCTTCGCGACCGAGTACGTCAAGGAGCGCACCGTGTTCGGGAAGAGCGTCGCCTCCTTCCAGAACACCAAATTCGTGCTCGCGGAGTGCGCCGCCGAGACCGAGGCCGCGCAGACCTTCGCCGACCGGGCGCTGGAGCTGAACGACGCGGGGGAGCTGACCGTCGCCGACGCCGCCAAGGCCAAGCTGTTCTGCACCGAGGCCGCCGACCGGGTCATCGACAAATGCCTCCAGCTGCACGGCGGTTACGGCTACATGACCGAGTACCCGATCGCGCGGCTGTACGCCGACACCCGGGTCTCGCGCATCTACGGCGGCACCAACGAGGTCATGAAGACGATCATCGCCAAGTCGCTGGGTCTCTGA
- a CDS encoding GNAT family N-acetyltransferase produces MRPDGWYLTEDVDDFLARAGDFLCSRPGLHVMQLTWAERVRKRGAESFGAEAPVFGLLERAGEVCATFYRLPPRALGLSPLTPEQADSLAAHLAARGYSLARVSADHSTATAFAEAWRRHTGATPKLRDTRLRLYRLGRLTPPEPMPAGRGRVLGEQDLEQAMFWCGEFAKAVGEAVSIDAESWAGTRFADKRYTLWETPDGTPVSVAGMNPMIGGQVQVDIVYTPAHLRGRRYAGAVTAEVSRAAVAAGAKDVVLFADLSNPASNALYQRLGYRTLTDWAAYDFAGSDESCPS; encoded by the coding sequence ATGCGCCCGGATGGCTGGTACCTCACCGAAGACGTCGACGACTTCCTCGCCCGAGCCGGAGACTTCCTGTGCTCGCGGCCCGGCCTGCACGTCATGCAGCTGACGTGGGCCGAGAGGGTACGGAAGCGTGGGGCGGAGTCGTTCGGCGCCGAAGCCCCCGTCTTCGGCCTGCTGGAGCGAGCGGGCGAGGTGTGCGCCACCTTCTACCGCCTCCCGCCCCGTGCTCTGGGGCTCTCCCCGCTCACGCCCGAGCAGGCCGACTCCCTCGCCGCGCACCTGGCCGCCCGCGGGTACTCCCTTGCCCGCGTCAGCGCGGACCACAGCACAGCCACCGCTTTCGCCGAGGCCTGGCGGCGGCACACCGGCGCGACACCGAAACTCCGCGACACGCGACTGCGGCTCTACCGCCTCGGCAGGCTGACCCCGCCGGAGCCGATGCCGGCGGGCCGGGGCCGCGTCCTGGGCGAGCAGGACCTCGAGCAAGCGATGTTCTGGTGCGGCGAGTTCGCCAAGGCCGTCGGGGAGGCAGTATCCATCGACGCCGAATCCTGGGCCGGCACGCGCTTCGCCGACAAGCGCTACACGCTCTGGGAAACCCCCGACGGCACTCCTGTCTCCGTCGCGGGCATGAACCCGATGATCGGCGGCCAGGTCCAGGTGGACATCGTCTACACCCCGGCTCACCTCCGCGGTCGCCGCTACGCGGGCGCCGTGACCGCGGAGGTGAGCCGGGCCGCGGTGGCCGCCGGTGCGAAGGACGTCGTCCTGTTCGCGGACCTGTCCAACCCCGCGAGCAACGCCCTCTACCAGCGCCTCGGTTATCGCACGCTCACCGACTGGGCGGCGTACGACTTCGCCGGCTCCGATGAATCCTGCCCGTCCTGA